The Methanothrix sp. genome includes a window with the following:
- a CDS encoding ArsR family transcriptional regulator — MKDYTVKVLDDRDLEFIEALRSLGVQRNVAALVTYLSNAKEVSSREIEMGTGLRQPEVSIGMRFLRQNGWIEERDVKGEGKGRPMKVYALKVSIDEIIKHFEDQKLKESAKAMESIRKLRELTSTA; from the coding sequence ATGAAGGATTACACTGTAAAGGTGCTGGACGATCGGGATCTGGAGTTCATCGAGGCGCTGAGAAGCCTCGGTGTGCAGAGAAATGTCGCGGCTCTGGTCACGTATCTCTCAAACGCAAAGGAGGTCTCTTCGAGGGAGATCGAGATGGGCACGGGGCTGAGGCAGCCGGAGGTCAGCATAGGGATGAGATTTCTCAGACAGAACGGCTGGATCGAGGAGCGCGATGTCAAGGGCGAGGGCAAGGGCAGGCCCATGAAGGTGTACGCCCTCAAGGTCTCGATAGACGAGATCATAAAACACTTCGAGGATCAGAAGCTGAAGGAGTCTGCCAAGGCGATGGAGTCGATAAGGAAGCTCAGGGAGCTGACCTCCACAGCCTGA